Proteins encoded in a region of the Bradyrhizobium sp. CB3481 genome:
- the ccoS gene encoding cbb3-type cytochrome oxidase assembly protein CcoS — protein MEVLVFLVPLALTLGALGLMGFLWSLKNGQYDDLEGAGWRAIADDEPAVEQPVYFRQEADAGRPPR, from the coding sequence ATGGAAGTTTTGGTGTTTCTCGTGCCGCTCGCGCTGACGCTCGGTGCGCTTGGCTTGATGGGTTTTCTGTGGTCGCTCAAGAACGGCCAATACGACGACCTGGAAGGGGCAGGGTGGAGGGCGATTGCGGATGACGAGCCGGCCGTGGAGCAGCCGGTGTACTTTCGACAGGAAGCGGATGCCGGGCGACCGCCGCGGTAG
- a CDS encoding septal ring lytic transglycosylase RlpA family protein has product MGIRRPTTIVLAVRGTVAAATCFVLANCASSDKFARRIDPKYGVSSSPRVVEFGEPVPKGGGTYRVGKPYTVAGRVYVPEEDPNYRAEGLASWYGDDFHGRLTANGEVFDMASLTAAHPTLPIPSYARVTNMRNGKSLIVRVNDRGPYHGNRLIDVSNKAAELLEFKANGVAKVRVEYVGRAPLEGSDDRQLLATLRTGQPAPSPSTVRVASARPFVPEIPSSAARIRGEVPLPEGRPYNLGNTSADYASINATSEMSASSRSRGRSAENPRAVSYENDAGYAATGLAYRPVDQRGPSEVLSGRGLY; this is encoded by the coding sequence ATGGGGATTCGACGGCCAACAACGATCGTTCTGGCAGTCCGTGGGACGGTTGCCGCGGCAACATGCTTTGTCCTCGCCAACTGCGCCTCATCCGACAAATTCGCCAGGCGCATCGATCCTAAATACGGCGTTTCGTCGAGCCCCCGCGTGGTGGAGTTCGGCGAGCCGGTGCCGAAGGGCGGGGGGACCTATCGGGTCGGCAAGCCCTACACGGTGGCTGGCCGGGTCTATGTGCCGGAAGAGGACCCGAACTACCGCGCCGAGGGCTTGGCCTCCTGGTATGGCGACGACTTCCATGGCCGGCTGACCGCCAATGGCGAAGTCTTCGACATGGCCTCCCTGACGGCGGCCCATCCGACGCTGCCGATCCCGAGCTACGCCCGCGTCACCAATATGCGGAACGGCAAGTCGCTGATCGTGCGGGTGAATGACCGCGGCCCCTATCACGGCAACCGCCTTATCGACGTCTCGAATAAGGCGGCGGAACTCCTTGAATTCAAAGCGAATGGCGTCGCCAAGGTCCGGGTCGAATATGTCGGACGGGCACCCCTGGAGGGTTCCGACGACCGCCAGTTGCTGGCGACCCTGCGGACCGGCCAGCCGGCTCCCTCGCCGTCGACGGTCCGGGTCGCTTCGGCCCGTCCGTTCGTTCCCGAAATCCCGTCCTCCGCGGCCCGCATCCGGGGCGAGGTTCCGCTGCCGGAAGGGCGGCCCTACAACCTTGGCAATACCTCGGCGGACTACGCCTCGATCAACGCGACCTCGGAAATGTCGGCCTCCAGCCGTTCGCGCGGCCGGTCGGCGGAAAACCCGCGTGCCGTGTCCTATGAGAACGACGCCGGTTACGCGGCCACCGGCCTGGCCTACCGGCCGGTCGATCAGCGGGGCCCGAGCGAAGTCCTCAGCGGCCGCGGGCTGTATTAG
- a CDS encoding alpha/beta hydrolase, whose product MPSSRTISANGLDFFIVEEGQGPLVLLCHGWPELSYSWRHQIPAIAAAGFHVVAPDMRGFGRTTAPAAIGAYTLLHNVGDMVALVAALGETQVIIVGHDWGAPVAWHAAMFRPDIFTKVAGLSVPPPFRGRGLPLETLRQNGITNFYWQYFQTPGEAEAELERDVTATMRIVLGGRGLADPAAHQFVQDGKGFLGGADPNRPLPSWLTEADVAYFAAIYQKSGFRGGLNWYRNIDRNWELTAPWQGAQIHQPALFIAGSKDGVITGLIGAKQVKEMERVLPNLRQKLILDGAGHWIQQERPDEVNAALTAFLKG is encoded by the coding sequence ATGCCATCCTCACGCACTATTTCCGCCAACGGGCTGGACTTCTTCATTGTCGAGGAAGGTCAAGGTCCGCTGGTGCTGCTCTGCCACGGCTGGCCTGAACTATCCTATTCCTGGCGGCACCAGATTCCGGCCATCGCGGCAGCCGGCTTCCACGTCGTTGCGCCTGACATGCGCGGGTTCGGACGGACCACGGCGCCAGCCGCCATCGGCGCCTATACCCTCTTGCACAATGTTGGCGACATGGTCGCGCTGGTGGCGGCGCTCGGCGAGACGCAGGTGATCATCGTCGGCCATGACTGGGGCGCGCCGGTCGCCTGGCACGCCGCGATGTTCCGCCCTGATATATTCACCAAAGTTGCGGGCCTGAGTGTTCCGCCGCCGTTCCGTGGCCGTGGCCTTCCACTCGAAACCCTGCGGCAGAACGGGATTACCAATTTCTACTGGCAGTATTTTCAGACACCGGGCGAGGCAGAGGCCGAACTCGAGCGCGATGTTACGGCCACGATGCGTATCGTGCTGGGCGGCCGCGGGCTTGCCGATCCGGCGGCCCATCAATTCGTTCAGGACGGCAAGGGATTTCTTGGCGGCGCCGACCCGAATCGGCCGCTGCCGAGCTGGCTGACCGAGGCCGACGTCGCCTATTTCGCGGCGATCTACCAAAAGTCCGGCTTTCGCGGTGGACTCAACTGGTATCGCAATATCGACCGCAATTGGGAGCTGACCGCGCCTTGGCAGGGCGCGCAAATCCACCAGCCTGCCCTGTTCATTGCGGGATCTAAGGATGGCGTTATTACCGGACTGATCGGCGCCAAGCAGGTCAAGGAAATGGAACGGGTGCTGCCGAACCTGCGGCAGAAGCTGATTCTGGATGGCGCCGGCCACTGGATCCAGCAGGAGCGGCCAGATGAGGTCAACGCCGCCCTGACCGCCTTTTTGAAGGGATAA
- a CDS encoding D-alanyl-D-alanine carboxypeptidase family protein: protein MAAETSVPRKFRTAGLIPWRGLMAAALALAVGWGGIVYAANNSVQGAPKKEDGGFDGDAPTAILMEASSGSVLFEKNADELRAPSSMMKLMTVEVVFNAIKEGKVKLTDEYRISENAWRKGGAPAGGSTMFAILNSKVSVDDLLKGAIIQSGNDSCIALAEGMAGNERIFAADFMTKRARELGLTKSTFGNSNGLPDPANKMTVRELGKLARHLILTYPDMYKLFGEREFTWNKIRQQNRNPLLNSLNGADGLKTGYTKEGGYGMVGSAVQNDTRLIVVINGLEDPDDRASEAKKMLEWGFRNFETRTLFAADQPIGYAKVFGGESRSVKLSSPVPVKVMVPKSGGEKLIARIVYNGPVRAPVQAGQPVGVVRVWRGTHVAGDTPVYAAESIGTGSTMRRALDGASELVIGMFRASAEKL, encoded by the coding sequence ATGGCAGCAGAGACTTCCGTTCCCCGCAAATTCCGCACCGCGGGCCTCATCCCGTGGCGCGGCCTGATGGCGGCCGCGCTAGCGCTTGCGGTCGGCTGGGGCGGGATCGTGTATGCGGCCAACAACAGCGTGCAGGGCGCGCCGAAGAAGGAGGATGGCGGCTTCGACGGCGACGCGCCGACCGCGATCCTGATGGAGGCCTCCAGCGGCAGCGTGCTGTTCGAGAAGAACGCCGACGAGTTGCGCGCGCCGTCGAGCATGATGAAGCTGATGACGGTGGAGGTGGTGTTCAACGCCATCAAGGAGGGCAAGGTCAAGCTGACGGACGAATACCGGATCAGCGAGAATGCCTGGCGCAAGGGCGGCGCGCCGGCCGGCGGCTCCACCATGTTTGCCATTCTCAACAGCAAGGTGTCGGTCGATGACCTCCTGAAGGGTGCGATCATCCAGAGCGGCAATGATTCCTGTATCGCGCTCGCCGAGGGCATGGCCGGCAACGAGCGGATCTTTGCCGCCGACTTCATGACCAAGCGCGCCCGCGAGCTCGGCCTGACCAAATCGACGTTCGGCAACTCCAACGGCTTGCCCGACCCCGCCAACAAGATGACGGTACGGGAGCTCGGCAAACTCGCCCGCCACCTGATCCTGACCTATCCCGACATGTACAAATTGTTCGGCGAGCGGGAGTTCACCTGGAACAAGATCCGGCAGCAAAACCGTAACCCACTGCTGAATTCGCTGAACGGCGCCGATGGACTAAAGACCGGCTACACCAAGGAGGGCGGCTACGGCATGGTCGGCTCCGCGGTGCAGAACGACACGCGGCTGATCGTTGTGATCAACGGGCTCGAGGATCCCGACGATCGGGCTTCCGAGGCCAAGAAGATGCTGGAATGGGGATTCCGCAACTTCGAGACGCGCACGCTGTTCGCGGCCGACCAACCGATCGGCTATGCAAAGGTGTTCGGCGGCGAAAGCCGATCGGTGAAGCTTTCAAGCCCGGTGCCGGTCAAGGTGATGGTGCCGAAGAGCGGCGGCGAAAAGCTGATCGCGCGTATCGTCTATAACGGCCCGGTGCGGGCCCCGGTGCAGGCTGGCCAGCCGGTCGGCGTCGTCCGGGTGTGGCGCGGCACCCATGTCGCCGGCGATACTCCGGTCTATGCGGCGGAATCGATCGGCACCGGCTCGACCATGCGCCGCGCGCTCGATGGCGCCAGCGAGCTCGTCATCGGCATGTTCCGCGCCAGTGCAGAGAAGCTCTGA
- the tmk gene encoding dTMP kinase has protein sequence MNQATLQRPSGRGKFITFEGGEGSGKSTQIKKLAERLAAAKLRAIVTREPGGSPGAEIMRHLVLSGMGKLLGPDAETLLFAAARDDHVRTVIQPALNQGTWVLCDRFYDSTRAYQGRLGQVSPGVLNAMQRVTIGDLKPDLTIILDIPVEVGLQRAAARRGSSAPDRFEAEDLQFHQGLRDAYRQIAAEDPRRCVLIDANADADTVSARVWTALRDHVLAAPTPAGTA, from the coding sequence ATGAACCAGGCAACGCTGCAGCGGCCTTCCGGACGCGGGAAGTTCATTACCTTTGAAGGCGGCGAGGGCTCCGGCAAGTCCACCCAGATCAAGAAGCTCGCCGAGCGCCTTGCGGCAGCCAAGCTCCGCGCCATCGTCACCCGCGAGCCCGGCGGCTCGCCGGGCGCTGAAATCATGCGCCATCTCGTGCTGTCGGGAATGGGCAAGCTGCTCGGGCCGGATGCCGAGACCCTGCTGTTTGCCGCCGCGCGCGACGATCACGTTCGCACGGTGATCCAGCCCGCGCTCAACCAGGGAACATGGGTGCTGTGCGACCGCTTTTACGACTCGACCCGTGCCTATCAGGGCCGCCTCGGGCAGGTCTCGCCCGGCGTGCTCAACGCCATGCAGCGCGTCACCATCGGCGATCTCAAGCCGGACCTCACCATCATTCTCGACATCCCGGTGGAAGTCGGGTTGCAGCGCGCGGCAGCCCGCCGCGGCAGCAGCGCGCCTGACCGTTTCGAGGCAGAAGATCTGCAGTTTCATCAGGGGTTGCGCGACGCCTATCGGCAGATCGCCGCTGAGGACCCGCGGCGCTGCGTGCTGATCGATGCCAATGCCGATGCGGATACGGTCAGTGCGCGCGTCTGGACCGCGCTGCGCGACCATGTGCTCGCGGCGCCCACCCCGGCGGGGACAGCATGA
- a CDS encoding DNA polymerase III subunit delta' — protein MSARKTEPEMAVRHPRETTELFGHREAETALLNAYRSGRIPHAWLIGGPQGIGKATLAYRMARFVLAHPRPDAPSVQRAETLAINPDDPVARQVTAGAHGGLLVLERGLNDRGVMRTVITVDETRETISFFGSTAAVDGWRVCIVDTVDELNPNAANALLKILEEPPLRSLFLLVSHSPARALPTILSRCRKLPLRPLATDDVMRAAASAADIAPGDAALSEAADAAEGSVSRALTLLGGDALKLQQRTAALLATLPQVDPRELHALGEALGTSDRVALAAFIDGVDRWIGEKLRAGDANANLPRLARLAEVWEKIVRAARDTESYNLERKPLVFSVFGMLAEATR, from the coding sequence ATGAGCGCACGCAAGACCGAGCCGGAGATGGCGGTCAGGCATCCCCGCGAAACGACTGAGCTGTTCGGCCATCGCGAGGCCGAGACGGCGCTATTGAACGCCTATCGCAGCGGGCGCATTCCGCACGCCTGGCTGATCGGTGGCCCGCAAGGCATCGGCAAGGCGACGCTGGCCTATCGCATGGCGCGCTTTGTACTCGCCCATCCGCGGCCGGATGCACCTTCGGTGCAGCGCGCCGAGACGCTGGCGATCAACCCGGACGATCCCGTCGCACGCCAGGTCACGGCCGGCGCGCATGGCGGGCTGCTCGTGCTCGAGCGTGGCCTCAACGATCGCGGCGTGATGCGAACCGTGATCACTGTCGATGAGACGCGCGAGACGATTTCGTTCTTCGGCTCGACCGCGGCGGTCGACGGTTGGCGCGTCTGCATCGTCGACACCGTCGACGAACTCAACCCGAACGCCGCCAATGCGCTGCTCAAAATCCTCGAGGAGCCGCCGCTGCGATCGCTGTTTCTGCTCGTCAGCCATTCGCCGGCACGGGCCCTGCCGACCATCCTGTCGCGCTGCCGCAAGCTGCCGCTGCGGCCGCTTGCGACTGATGACGTCATGCGCGCGGCAGCAAGCGCCGCCGACATCGCGCCCGGGGATGCAGCGCTCTCGGAGGCCGCCGATGCCGCAGAAGGCAGTGTATCCCGCGCGCTGACGCTGCTCGGCGGCGACGCGCTGAAGCTGCAGCAACGGACGGCGGCGCTGCTGGCGACGCTGCCGCAGGTCGATCCACGCGAATTGCATGCGCTGGGCGAAGCACTCGGGACCAGCGACCGGGTGGCGCTGGCGGCCTTCATCGACGGCGTCGATCGCTGGATCGGCGAAAAGCTGCGCGCGGGCGACGCCAACGCGAATCTGCCCCGCCTTGCACGGCTGGCGGAGGTGTGGGAAAAGATCGTCCGCGCCGCGCGTGACACCGAATCCTACAATCTGGAGCGAAAACCGCTGGTTTTCTCGGTGTTCGGAATGCTCGCGGAAGCAACGCGGTAA
- the metG gene encoding methionine--tRNA ligase — MAKAGKKASKKRKAKKVRKSPPPRASKKAAAKKRAAKATKSKRVAKKGGKAPKKAAGKVANKAPKKAAKKVAKKAARKAAETSTNKTPAEKPAKKAAAKKRVLAPEVKPEVQATPAAKPPKKAAPPRAAEAPAAAPTVAAERNTYFITTAIAYPNGLPHIGHAYEAIATDALARFQRLNGKDVFFLTGTDEHGLKMVQTAEGEGLGVAELAERNAGRFREMDQRLNVSFDRFIRTTEPDHHRSVQAVWNRMQQNGDIYIDTYSGWYSVRDEAYYAEEETVLGEDEVRRGPQGTPVEWVEEKSYFFRLSAYQDRLLKLYESQPDFIGPDSRRNEVISFVKGGLKDLSISRTTFDWGVKVPHDAEHVMYVWVDALTNYITGVGFPDESDPNWRYWPADVHIIGKDIIRFHAVYWPAFLMSAGIPVQKRVYAHGFLFNRGEKMSKSVGNVVDPFNLADQYGVDQVRYFFLREVPFGQDGNYNHEAIVARINADLANGLGNLAQRSLSMIAKQLGGVLPEPGEFTDNDKEILAEADAMLGASQTAMASQQIHQWLNVVWSVIAEADRYFAGEAPWALAKTDPARQKTVLYVTAEVVRQVAILTQPVMPEASSKLLDSLGVPLEARDFKALATRITAGVTLPPPVGVFPRYVEPKAD; from the coding sequence GTGGCGAAGGCTGGAAAAAAAGCTTCGAAAAAGCGCAAGGCGAAGAAGGTTCGCAAGTCGCCGCCACCGCGCGCCTCCAAGAAGGCTGCAGCGAAGAAGCGGGCGGCCAAGGCCACCAAGAGCAAGCGCGTCGCGAAGAAGGGCGGCAAGGCGCCCAAGAAGGCTGCCGGTAAAGTTGCGAACAAAGCGCCGAAGAAGGCAGCGAAGAAAGTCGCCAAGAAGGCGGCCAGGAAAGCCGCCGAAACGTCAACCAACAAGACGCCCGCTGAAAAACCCGCCAAGAAAGCCGCAGCGAAGAAGCGCGTTTTGGCGCCTGAAGTGAAGCCCGAGGTGCAGGCGACGCCCGCCGCAAAACCTCCCAAGAAGGCTGCTCCGCCACGCGCAGCAGAGGCTCCGGCGGCTGCGCCAACGGTTGCGGCCGAGCGCAACACCTATTTCATCACCACCGCGATCGCCTACCCGAATGGCCTCCCGCATATCGGTCACGCCTATGAGGCGATCGCAACCGACGCGCTGGCACGCTTTCAGCGGCTCAACGGCAAGGACGTGTTTTTCCTGACCGGCACCGACGAGCATGGTCTGAAGATGGTGCAGACGGCCGAGGGCGAGGGACTTGGCGTTGCTGAACTCGCCGAGCGGAATGCCGGCCGCTTCAGGGAGATGGACCAGCGTCTCAACGTATCGTTCGACCGCTTCATCCGCACCACCGAGCCCGACCATCATCGCTCGGTCCAGGCGGTGTGGAATCGGATGCAGCAGAATGGCGACATCTATATCGACACCTATTCCGGCTGGTATTCGGTGCGCGACGAGGCCTATTACGCCGAGGAGGAAACGGTCCTCGGCGAGGACGAAGTGCGCCGTGGCCCGCAGGGCACGCCGGTCGAGTGGGTCGAGGAGAAGAGCTACTTCTTCCGCCTGTCGGCCTATCAGGACCGCCTGTTGAAGCTTTATGAGAGCCAGCCGGATTTCATCGGCCCGGACTCGCGGCGCAACGAGGTCATCAGCTTCGTCAAAGGCGGGCTGAAAGATCTGTCGATTTCGCGCACGACGTTCGACTGGGGCGTGAAGGTGCCTCATGATGCCGAGCATGTGATGTATGTCTGGGTCGATGCGCTGACCAACTACATCACCGGCGTCGGCTTCCCCGACGAAAGCGATCCGAACTGGCGCTACTGGCCGGCGGACGTGCATATCATCGGCAAGGACATCATCCGCTTCCATGCCGTGTACTGGCCGGCATTCCTGATGTCGGCAGGCATTCCCGTGCAGAAGCGCGTCTATGCGCACGGCTTCCTGTTCAACAGGGGTGAGAAGATGTCGAAGTCGGTCGGCAACGTCGTCGATCCCTTCAATCTGGCCGATCAGTACGGCGTCGACCAGGTGCGCTATTTCTTCCTGCGCGAGGTGCCGTTCGGACAGGACGGCAACTACAACCATGAAGCCATTGTCGCGCGCATCAACGCCGATCTTGCCAACGGCCTCGGCAACCTGGCGCAGCGCTCGCTCTCGATGATCGCCAAACAACTGGGCGGCGTGCTGCCGGAGCCCGGCGAGTTCACTGACAACGACAAGGAGATTCTGGCGGAAGCAGATGCCATGCTGGGGGCGTCGCAGACGGCGATGGCCAGCCAGCAGATCCATCAATGGCTGAACGTGGTGTGGTCCGTGATCGCGGAGGCCGACCGCTATTTCGCGGGCGAGGCGCCGTGGGCGCTGGCCAAGACCGATCCGGCAAGGCAGAAAACGGTGCTCTACGTGACCGCGGAAGTCGTGCGCCAGGTTGCGATCCTGACGCAGCCGGTGATGCCGGAAGCCTCAAGCAAGCTGCTCGATAGTCTCGGCGTTCCGCTGGAGGCGCGGGATTTCAAGGCGCTCGCCACTCGGATCACGGCCGGCGTGACCTTGCCGCCGCCGGTCGGTGTATTTCCGCGTTACGTCGAACCAAAGGCGGATTGA
- a CDS encoding TatD family hydrolase yields MLVDSHCHLDFPDFAEDLDALVARAEAAGIGRMVTISTRVRRLGGLLAIAERFPSVYCSVGTHPHHADEEDGIAAGELIELAKHPKVVALGEAGLDYFYQHGSREAQERGFRAHIAAARETGLPLVIHTREADADCGRILEDEVAKGPFRAVLHCYTGGRELAMKAIDLGLSISFTGILTFKKSEALRALAAELPADRIMVETDAPYLAPGKFRGKRNEPSYVVEVAKVLAETRGVSLEEISRQTTENFFRLFSKVPAPKAIA; encoded by the coding sequence ATGCTCGTCGACAGCCATTGCCATCTCGACTTTCCGGATTTTGCCGAGGATCTCGACGCGCTCGTCGCGCGCGCGGAAGCCGCGGGCATTGGCCGCATGGTCACCATCTCGACCCGGGTGAGGCGGCTCGGCGGCCTGCTCGCGATCGCCGAGCGGTTTCCGAGCGTCTATTGCTCGGTCGGGACCCATCCGCATCATGCCGATGAGGAAGACGGCATTGCCGCCGGCGAGTTGATCGAGCTGGCCAAGCATCCGAAGGTCGTGGCGCTCGGCGAGGCGGGGCTGGACTATTTCTACCAGCACGGCTCGCGCGAGGCGCAGGAGCGCGGCTTTCGGGCCCACATCGCGGCGGCGCGCGAAACCGGGCTGCCCCTGGTGATCCACACCCGCGAAGCCGACGCGGATTGCGGCCGCATTCTCGAAGACGAAGTCGCCAAAGGGCCGTTCCGCGCGGTGCTGCATTGCTACACCGGCGGTCGCGAACTGGCGATGAAGGCGATCGATCTCGGCCTGTCGATCTCGTTCACGGGCATTTTGACCTTCAAGAAATCCGAGGCGCTGCGCGCGCTCGCCGCCGAGCTGCCGGCCGACCGCATCATGGTCGAAACCGATGCGCCGTATCTGGCGCCCGGCAAGTTTCGCGGCAAGCGCAACGAGCCGTCCTACGTGGTCGAAGTCGCAAAGGTGCTGGCGGAAACGCGCGGTGTTTCGCTGGAGGAGATATCGCGGCAGACGACCGAGAACTTCTTCCGCCTGTTCTCGAAAGTCCCTGCGCCGAAGGCGATCGCATGA
- a CDS encoding MBL fold metallo-hydrolase: MTVTLTILGCGSSAGVPRPALGWGACDPNNPKNRRRRCSLLVERTGAHGTTRIVIDTSPDLREQLIDAEVDHIDAVFLTHEHADQTHGIDDLRSVVLHQRRRIPVYFNQSTAKDIMARFSYCFISPEGSDYPPILTRHSIEAGESHTTEGKGGPVKLSAFLVQHGRIPALGFRVGNAAYTPDLHDIPEESWPALENLDLWIVDGLRYAGHPSHFSVNDALSWIERFKPKHAVITNMHSDLDYEVLRQSLPAGVIPAYDGMRLELG; encoded by the coding sequence ATGACGGTGACGCTGACGATTCTCGGCTGCGGCTCCTCGGCCGGCGTGCCGCGCCCGGCGCTCGGCTGGGGTGCCTGCGATCCCAACAACCCGAAAAACCGTCGCCGCCGCTGCTCGCTGCTGGTGGAGCGCACGGGCGCGCACGGCACAACACGGATCGTGATCGACACTTCGCCAGATCTGCGCGAGCAGTTGATCGACGCCGAGGTCGACCATATCGACGCGGTGTTCCTGACGCATGAGCACGCCGACCAGACCCACGGCATCGACGACCTTCGCTCGGTCGTGCTGCACCAGCGCCGGCGGATTCCGGTCTACTTCAACCAGTCGACCGCCAAAGACATCATGGCGCGCTTCTCCTATTGCTTCATCTCGCCCGAAGGCAGTGACTACCCGCCGATCCTGACGCGCCACTCGATCGAGGCGGGTGAGAGTCACACCACCGAAGGGAAGGGCGGCCCGGTCAAGCTATCCGCCTTCCTGGTTCAGCACGGCAGGATTCCCGCGCTGGGATTCCGCGTGGGTAACGCCGCCTATACGCCTGATCTCCACGACATTCCCGAGGAGAGCTGGCCGGCGCTGGAAAACCTCGACCTCTGGATCGTCGACGGACTGCGTTATGCCGGCCATCCCAGCCATTTCAGCGTCAACGATGCGCTGTCATGGATCGAGCGCTTCAAGCCGAAGCACGCCGTCATCACCAACATGCACTCCGACCTCGATTACGAGGTGCTGCGGCAGAGCCTGCCAGCTGGCGTGATCCCCGCCTATGACGGGATGCGGCTGGAGCTTGGCTAG
- a CDS encoding antibiotic biosynthesis monooxygenase family protein: protein MIGLFFEVQTKPGHRNQYLDLAASLKPDLEAMGGCLFIDRFRSLSRENLLLSYQIWQDEAALTAWRAHARHHDVQTIGRARVFSDYRIRVAQVIHEQKPGQPVWQPERRTPYNDPARRKPTYILIAESKHATLPVETGWRRDTFASVYRDEHFAHLVDLPDDRAGVEFGPRLFADPTVQYFRVLEVMRDYGMHERTEAPQYYPPVGSEQT from the coding sequence ATGATTGGCCTGTTCTTTGAAGTCCAGACAAAGCCCGGGCACCGCAACCAATACCTCGACCTTGCGGCCTCGCTGAAACCCGACCTCGAGGCGATGGGCGGCTGCCTGTTCATCGACCGCTTTCGAAGTCTCTCTCGGGAGAACCTGCTGCTTTCCTATCAGATCTGGCAGGACGAGGCGGCGCTGACGGCCTGGCGTGCGCATGCACGGCATCATGATGTCCAGACCATCGGCCGCGCGCGCGTGTTTTCGGACTACCGCATCCGCGTCGCCCAGGTCATCCACGAGCAAAAGCCGGGACAGCCGGTCTGGCAGCCCGAGCGGCGCACACCCTACAACGATCCGGCAAGGCGCAAGCCGACCTACATTCTCATCGCTGAATCGAAGCACGCCACGTTACCGGTCGAGACCGGATGGCGCCGCGATACTTTTGCGAGCGTCTATCGCGATGAGCATTTTGCACATCTGGTCGACCTGCCGGACGACCGCGCCGGTGTCGAATTCGGGCCACGCCTGTTTGCCGATCCGACAGTCCAGTATTTTCGCGTCCTCGAAGTGATGCGCGACTACGGAATGCACGAGCGAACCGAAGCGCCGCAGTATTATCCGCCGGTCGGAAGCGAGCAGACCTAG